In bacterium, one genomic interval encodes:
- a CDS encoding penicillin-binding protein activator LpoB: MRLFIILSLLTVLIVGCGGGGRTVTRLDSNQVTDLSGGWNDTDARLVAEEMVKDALGRPWLIEFSRSTGNKPVVTVGTIRNQTSEHINTETFSKDFERELINSGQVRFVAARNQRDEIRDERQEQQEFASRETVKKLREETGADFVLLGSVKDIVDEIEGTKTVFYQTDFELINVESTEKVWIGTKKIKKGIAQGSKKW, encoded by the coding sequence ATGAGACTGTTTATTATTCTGTCACTGTTGACTGTCCTGATCGTTGGATGCGGCGGCGGCGGCCGGACGGTCACCCGCCTGGATTCCAATCAGGTGACCGACCTGAGCGGCGGCTGGAACGACACCGATGCCCGTCTGGTAGCCGAGGAGATGGTCAAAGATGCTCTGGGCCGCCCCTGGCTGATCGAATTCTCCCGGTCGACCGGCAATAAGCCGGTGGTGACGGTGGGGACGATCCGGAACCAGACCTCCGAGCATATTAATACTGAGACATTCTCCAAGGATTTTGAGCGGGAATTGATCAATTCCGGGCAGGTCCGTTTTGTGGCGGCCCGCAATCAGCGCGACGAGATCCGGGATGAGCGTCAGGAACAGCAGGAGTTTGCCTCGCGCGAAACAGTGAAGAAACTTCGCGAAGAGACCGGTGCGGATTTCGTGCTTCTGGGCTCGGTGAAAGATATCGTCGATGAGATCGAGGGGACCAAGACAGTTTTCTATCAGACCGATTTCGAGTTGATCAACGTTGAGTCGACCGAGAAGGTCTGGATCGGCACAAAGAAGATCAAAAAAGGGATCGCCCAGGGCAGTAAGAAGTGGTAG